The Kosakonia sacchari SP1 genome includes a window with the following:
- a CDS encoding pyrBI operon leader peptide, translating into MNQCVRQTVLPRLKKGAGLPFSFPLITEFHSPSIEGLFFAQSSGDNHG; encoded by the coding sequence ATGAACCAGTGTGTACGACAAACTGTCTTACCGCGTCTGAAAAAAGGCGCTGGCCTGCCGTTTTCCTTCCCGTTGATCACCGAATTCCACAGCCCCTCTATTGAGGGGCTTTTTTTTGCGCAGTCGTCAGGAGATAACCATGGCTAA
- the arcA gene encoding arginine deiminase, translating into MEKHYVGSEIGQLRSVMLHRPNLSLKRLTPSNCQELLFDDVLSVERAGEEHDAFANTLREQGVEVLLLTDLLTQTLDIVQAKAWLLEIQISDYRLGPTFAADVRSWLADMPHRELARRLSGGLTYGEIPAFIKNMVVDTHTANDFIMKPLPNHLFTRDTSCWIYNGVSINPMAKPARQRETNNLRAIYRWHPAFADGNFIKYFGDENINYDHATLEGGDVLVIGRGAVLIGLSERTTPQGVEFLANSLFKHRQAERVIVVELPKHRSCMHLDTVMTHIDIDTFSVYPEVVRKDAQCWTLTPDGRGGLQRTQESDLLHAIEKALGIDQIRLITTGGDAFEAEREQWNDANNVLTLRPGVVVGYERNIWTNEKYDKAGITVLPIPGDELGRGRGGARCMSCPLERDGI; encoded by the coding sequence ATGGAAAAGCACTACGTCGGTTCTGAAATAGGTCAATTGCGTAGCGTTATGCTGCACCGCCCCAATTTAAGCCTGAAACGGTTAACACCGTCGAATTGTCAGGAGCTGTTATTCGATGACGTGTTATCGGTTGAGCGCGCCGGGGAAGAGCATGACGCCTTCGCAAACACACTGCGCGAGCAGGGTGTGGAAGTCCTGCTGTTGACCGACCTTCTGACACAAACGCTTGATATTGTACAGGCAAAAGCCTGGCTGCTGGAAATCCAGATCTCCGATTATCGCCTTGGCCCCACCTTCGCCGCAGACGTGCGCAGCTGGCTGGCGGATATGCCGCACCGCGAACTAGCGCGGCGGCTCAGCGGTGGATTAACCTACGGCGAGATCCCGGCATTTATTAAAAATATGGTTGTCGACACTCACACGGCGAATGATTTTATTATGAAGCCGCTGCCTAATCATTTATTTACCCGTGACACATCGTGCTGGATTTATAATGGCGTGTCGATTAATCCGATGGCTAAACCTGCCCGCCAGCGGGAAACGAATAATCTGCGCGCTATTTATCGCTGGCACCCGGCTTTCGCCGATGGAAATTTTATTAAATATTTTGGCGACGAGAATATTAATTACGATCACGCCACGCTTGAGGGCGGCGATGTATTAGTCATTGGCCGCGGCGCGGTATTAATTGGTCTCTCTGAACGCACCACACCGCAGGGCGTGGAATTCCTTGCCAATAGCCTGTTCAAACACCGCCAGGCCGAACGCGTTATCGTCGTTGAACTGCCGAAACACCGCTCCTGTATGCACCTCGACACGGTAATGACCCATATCGATATCGACACCTTCTCCGTTTACCCCGAAGTGGTGCGCAAAGACGCCCAGTGCTGGACGCTCACCCCGGACGGGCGCGGCGGTCTGCAACGCACGCAGGAAAGCGACCTGCTGCACGCCATCGAAAAAGCGCTGGGTATTGACCAGATCCGGCTTATCACCACCGGCGGCGACGCTTTTGAAGCCGAACGCGAACAGTGGAATGACGCCAATAACGTCCTCACGCTGCGTCCCGGCGTGGTCGTGGGCTACGAGCGCAATATCTGGACCAACGAGAAATATGACAAAGCCGGGATCACCGTGCTGCCGATCCCCGGTGATGAGCTGGGACGCGGGCGCGGCGGTGCACGCTGCATGAGCTGCCCACTGGAACGCGACGGCATTTAA
- a CDS encoding arginine repressor, whose protein sequence is MMEYGDYSPKEQLQLAVCQRLISEKSYLSQEEIRRDLQRHGFDSISQSTVSRLLTLLGVIKIRNAKGQKIYSLNPQLRPVPDAARSVSEMVVSVEHNSEFILIHTVAGYGRAVARILDYHQLPEILGVVAGSSIVWVAPRIVKHTALVHKQINYLLRTH, encoded by the coding sequence ATGATGGAATATGGAGATTATTCACCGAAAGAGCAGCTACAACTGGCGGTCTGCCAGCGCCTGATTAGCGAAAAAAGTTATCTTTCACAGGAGGAGATCCGCCGCGATTTGCAGCGCCACGGCTTCGACAGTATCAGCCAGTCCACCGTTTCTCGCCTGTTGACGCTGCTCGGTGTAATCAAAATCCGCAACGCCAAAGGACAAAAAATTTATTCGCTGAATCCGCAGTTGCGCCCGGTGCCGGACGCCGCCCGCTCCGTCTCCGAAATGGTGGTTAGCGTTGAGCATAATAGCGAATTTATCCTTATTCACACCGTGGCGGGATATGGCCGCGCAGTGGCACGTATTCTGGATTACCACCAGTTGCCGGAGATCCTCGGCGTAGTGGCAGGAAGCAGTATCGTCTGGGTCGCGCCAAGAATCGTGAAGCACACGGCGCTGGTGCATAAGCAAATTAATTATTTACTTAGAACGCATTAA
- the pyrB gene encoding aspartate carbamoyltransferase, whose translation MANPLYQKHIISINDLSREELELVLHTAARLKANPQPELLKHKVIASCFFEASTRTRLSFETSMHRLGASVVGFSDSSNTSLGKKGETLADTISVISTYVDAIVMRHPQEGAARLATEFSGGIPVLNAGDGANQHPTQTLLDLFTIQETQSRLENLNIAMVGDLKYGRTVHSLAQALAKFSGNRFYFIAPDALAMPQYILDMLDEKGMAWSVHASIEEVMAEVDILYMTRVQKERLDPSEYANVKAQFVLRASDLTNARSNMKVLHPLPRVDEITTDVDKTPHAWYFQQAGNGIFARQALLALVLNRDLAL comes from the coding sequence ATGGCTAACCCGCTATATCAGAAACATATCATTTCCATAAACGATCTCAGCCGCGAAGAACTCGAACTGGTGCTACACACCGCCGCACGACTGAAGGCCAACCCGCAGCCGGAGTTGCTCAAGCATAAAGTGATCGCCAGTTGCTTCTTTGAAGCCTCCACCCGCACGCGTTTATCGTTTGAAACCTCCATGCACCGCCTCGGCGCGAGCGTGGTCGGTTTCTCCGACAGCAGCAACACGTCGCTGGGCAAAAAAGGCGAAACGCTGGCCGACACCATTTCGGTGATCAGTACCTATGTGGACGCTATTGTGATGCGCCATCCGCAGGAGGGCGCGGCGCGACTGGCAACCGAGTTTTCCGGCGGCATTCCGGTGCTCAACGCCGGTGACGGAGCTAACCAGCATCCGACGCAAACGCTGCTCGATCTGTTCACGATTCAGGAAACGCAAAGCCGCCTTGAGAACCTCAATATCGCGATGGTTGGCGACCTGAAATATGGCCGCACTGTCCATTCGCTGGCGCAGGCGCTGGCGAAATTCAGCGGCAACCGCTTCTACTTTATCGCCCCGGACGCGCTGGCGATGCCGCAGTACATTCTCGATATGCTGGACGAAAAAGGCATGGCCTGGAGCGTACACGCCAGCATCGAAGAGGTGATGGCAGAGGTGGATATTCTCTATATGACGCGCGTGCAGAAAGAGCGTCTGGACCCGTCGGAATACGCCAACGTCAAAGCTCAATTTGTTCTGCGCGCCAGCGACTTAACCAACGCGCGCAGCAATATGAAGGTGCTGCACCCACTGCCGCGCGTGGATGAAATTACTACCGACGTGGATAAAACGCCGCACGCCTGGTATTTCCAGCAGGCCGGTAACGGCATCTTCGCGCGCCAGGCTCTGCTGGCGCTGGTTCTCAATCGCGATTTGGCGCTGTAA
- the argF gene encoding ornithine carbamoyltransferase gives MSINLKNRNFLKLLDYTPAEIQYLIDLAIQLKADKKAGREKKTLVGKNIALIFEKTSTRTRCAFEVGAFDQGAQVTYLGPSGSQIGHKESMKDTARVLGRMYDGIEYRGYGQQIVEELGQYAGVPVWNGLTNEFHPTQILADLMTMLEHAPGKRLPDLRFAYLGDARNNMGNSLMVGAAKMGMDIRLVAPKSFWPEAELVEQCRTIARETGARIMLTEDVEEGVQGVDFLYTDVWVSMGEPKEAWSERVSLMKPYQVNGAVVKATGNPQVKFMHCLPAFHNEHTKVGGEIEMAYGLKGLEVTEEVFESPNSIVFDEAENRMHTIKAVMVATLGD, from the coding sequence ATGAGCATCAACCTGAAAAACCGCAACTTTCTCAAACTGCTCGACTACACCCCGGCGGAGATCCAGTACCTGATCGATCTGGCTATCCAGCTAAAAGCAGACAAAAAAGCAGGACGCGAGAAGAAAACGCTGGTCGGCAAAAACATCGCGCTGATTTTTGAAAAAACCTCCACTCGCACCCGCTGCGCGTTTGAAGTCGGCGCGTTCGATCAGGGCGCGCAGGTGACATATCTCGGTCCTAGCGGTTCACAGATTGGCCACAAAGAGTCGATGAAAGACACCGCCCGCGTGCTGGGGCGCATGTATGACGGCATCGAATATCGCGGTTACGGCCAGCAGATTGTGGAAGAACTCGGTCAATACGCAGGCGTGCCGGTGTGGAACGGGCTGACCAACGAATTTCATCCGACACAGATCCTCGCCGATTTGATGACCATGCTGGAGCACGCACCGGGCAAACGTCTGCCGGATCTGCGCTTTGCTTATCTTGGCGATGCGCGCAACAACATGGGCAACTCGCTGATGGTCGGCGCGGCGAAGATGGGCATGGATATCCGCCTGGTGGCACCAAAATCCTTCTGGCCTGAGGCGGAGTTGGTGGAACAGTGTCGCACCATCGCACGTGAAACCGGCGCGCGCATCATGCTCACCGAGGATGTGGAAGAAGGCGTGCAGGGTGTCGATTTCCTCTACACCGATGTGTGGGTGTCGATGGGCGAGCCAAAAGAAGCGTGGTCTGAGCGCGTCAGCCTGATGAAACCCTACCAGGTAAACGGTGCGGTGGTGAAAGCCACCGGTAATCCGCAGGTGAAATTTATGCACTGCCTGCCCGCGTTTCATAACGAGCACACCAAAGTGGGCGGCGAGATCGAAATGGCGTATGGCCTGAAAGGGCTGGAAGTCACCGAAGAGGTTTTCGAATCGCCTAACTCTATCGTTTTTGATGAAGCAGAAAACCGGATGCACACCATCAAAGCGGTGATGGTGGCAACCCTCGGCGACTAA
- the pyrI gene encoding aspartate carbamoyltransferase regulatory subunit: MTHDNKLQVEAIKRGTVIDHIPARVGFKLLTLFKLTETDQRITIGLNLPSGEMGRKDLIKIENTFLTDEQVNQLALYAPQATVNRIDEYEVVGKSRPSLPERITGVLVCPNSNCISHAEPVASSFAVKKRESDIALKCKYCEKEFSHHVVLAN; encoded by the coding sequence ATGACACACGATAACAAACTGCAGGTCGAAGCCATCAAACGCGGCACCGTGATTGACCACATTCCCGCCCGCGTCGGGTTTAAACTGCTGACGCTGTTTAAGCTGACAGAAACCGACCAGCGCATCACCATCGGCCTGAATCTGCCGTCCGGCGAGATGGGGCGCAAAGATTTGATCAAGATCGAGAACACGTTTCTTACCGACGAGCAGGTAAACCAACTGGCGCTGTACGCACCGCAAGCCACCGTTAACCGCATTGATGAGTATGAAGTGGTGGGTAAATCGCGCCCGAGCCTGCCGGAGCGCATCACTGGCGTGCTGGTGTGCCCGAACAGCAACTGCATCAGCCATGCTGAACCGGTTGCCTCCAGCTTTGCGGTGAAAAAACGTGAAAGCGACATCGCGCTGAAGTGTAAATATTGTGAGAAAGAGTTCTCGCACCATGTGGTGCTGGCTAACTAA
- the argF gene encoding ornithine carbamoyltransferase: MSAFYQKHFLKLLDFTPAEINTLLQLAAQLKADKKKGQEVQKLTGKNIALIFEKDSTRTRCSFEVAAYDQGARVTYLAPSGSQIGHKESIKDTARVLGRMYDGIQYRGYGQEIVETLAQYAGVPVWNGLTNEFHPTQLLADLLTMREHLPGKAFNQMKLVYAGDARNNMGNSMLEAAALVGLDLRLVAPKACWPDASLVAECKALAVKNGGNILLTEDIASGVKDADFIYTDVWVSMGEAKEKWAERIALLRPYQVNSKMLSLTGNPQVKFLHCLPAFHDDKTTLGKKMAEEFGLHGGMEVTDEVFESPASIVFDQAENRMHTIKAVMVATLSK, from the coding sequence ATGTCCGCGTTTTATCAAAAGCATTTTTTGAAACTGCTCGATTTTACACCTGCTGAAATCAATACCCTGCTGCAACTCGCCGCTCAGTTGAAAGCGGATAAGAAAAAAGGCCAGGAAGTCCAGAAACTTACCGGGAAAAATATCGCGCTCATCTTCGAAAAAGACTCAACCCGCACACGATGCTCTTTCGAAGTTGCCGCATATGATCAAGGTGCCCGCGTAACGTATCTCGCCCCAAGCGGCAGCCAAATCGGGCATAAAGAATCAATTAAAGACACGGCGCGCGTGCTGGGGCGGATGTACGACGGCATTCAATATCGTGGTTATGGCCAGGAGATTGTCGAAACGCTGGCGCAATACGCTGGCGTGCCGGTGTGGAACGGCTTAACCAATGAATTTCACCCGACCCAGTTGCTGGCCGATCTGCTGACCATGCGCGAGCACTTGCCGGGCAAAGCCTTTAACCAGATGAAACTAGTTTATGCCGGTGACGCGCGTAACAACATGGGCAACTCCATGCTGGAAGCCGCCGCGCTGGTGGGTTTGGATCTGCGCCTTGTCGCGCCAAAAGCGTGCTGGCCGGACGCAAGCCTCGTCGCCGAGTGCAAAGCGCTGGCGGTAAAAAATGGCGGCAACATTCTGCTGACAGAAGATATCGCGAGCGGTGTGAAGGACGCCGATTTCATTTACACCGATGTGTGGGTATCGATGGGCGAAGCAAAAGAGAAGTGGGCGGAGCGCATCGCGCTGCTGCGGCCTTACCAGGTCAACAGCAAAATGTTGTCGCTCACCGGCAACCCACAGGTGAAATTCCTGCACTGCCTGCCTGCGTTCCATGACGATAAGACCACGCTCGGCAAGAAAATGGCAGAAGAGTTTGGTCTGCACGGCGGCATGGAAGTAACGGATGAGGTGTTTGAATCACCGGCGAGTATTGTATTTGATCAGGCGGAAAACCGGATGCACACCATCAAAGCGGTAATGGTCGCCACTCTCAGTAAATAA
- a CDS encoding YfcC family protein: MGKFKFPSAYTILFLLIAIVAALSWVIPAGQYQMAMNPALGKEVPIAGTYAHVAAHPQGLIAVIMAPISGLYDPDTGQAGAIDVALFILIIGGFLGIVTKTGAIDAGIERVTTRLRGREEWMIPILMALFAAGGTIYGMAEESLPFYTLLVPVMLAARFDPVVAASTVLLGAGIGTLGSTINPFATVIAANAAGIPFTHGILLRVALLVIGWIICVAWVMRYARNVRANPALSIVADKQEEDRAFFLGNKSPEMLEFTPVRKLILLIFALAFVVMIYGVAVLGWWMAQISAVFLASAIIVGLIARMNEEELTSTFINGARDLLGVALIIGIARGIVVIMDKGMITHTILHSAEGMVSGLSTVAFINVMYWLEVVLSFLVPSSSGLAVLTMPIMAPLADFANVNRDLVVTAYQSASGIVNLVTPTSAVVMGGLAIAHVPYVRYLKWVAPLLAILAVVIMAALSLGALL, from the coding sequence ATGGGCAAGTTCAAGTTCCCTTCCGCTTACACCATTCTCTTTTTGTTGATTGCCATTGTCGCCGCGCTCAGTTGGGTGATCCCCGCCGGGCAATACCAGATGGCAATGAACCCAGCCCTCGGTAAAGAAGTACCGATTGCCGGTACTTATGCGCATGTCGCCGCGCATCCTCAAGGGTTAATCGCGGTGATCATGGCACCAATAAGCGGCCTTTACGATCCCGATACCGGCCAGGCCGGCGCAATCGATGTGGCGCTGTTTATTCTGATCATCGGCGGATTTCTGGGCATCGTCACCAAAACCGGTGCCATCGATGCCGGGATCGAGCGCGTCACCACCCGCTTGCGTGGCCGTGAAGAGTGGATGATCCCGATCCTGATGGCGCTGTTCGCCGCAGGCGGCACCATCTACGGTATGGCCGAAGAGTCGCTACCGTTTTATACACTGCTGGTTCCCGTGATGCTCGCCGCCCGTTTTGATCCGGTTGTCGCCGCCTCCACCGTGCTGCTCGGCGCAGGGATCGGCACGCTCGGATCGACCATCAACCCGTTCGCCACGGTGATCGCCGCCAACGCCGCCGGGATCCCGTTTACCCACGGCATTCTCCTGCGTGTCGCGCTGCTGGTGATTGGCTGGATCATCTGTGTTGCCTGGGTGATGCGCTACGCCCGTAACGTGCGCGCCAACCCGGCGCTGTCGATCGTCGCCGACAAACAGGAAGAGGATCGCGCGTTTTTCCTCGGCAATAAGTCGCCGGAGATGCTCGAATTCACCCCGGTGCGCAAACTGATCCTGCTTATTTTCGCGCTGGCCTTTGTGGTGATGATCTACGGCGTGGCGGTGCTCGGCTGGTGGATGGCGCAGATCTCGGCGGTGTTTCTGGCAAGCGCCATCATCGTGGGTTTGATCGCCCGCATGAACGAAGAGGAGTTGACCTCAACATTTATCAACGGCGCGCGGGATCTGCTGGGCGTAGCGCTGATTATCGGCATTGCCCGCGGTATCGTAGTGATCATGGATAAAGGTATGATTACTCATACTATTTTGCACAGTGCCGAAGGCATGGTCAGCGGGTTATCCACCGTCGCGTTTATCAACGTTATGTACTGGCTGGAAGTGGTGCTGTCGTTCCTCGTGCCCTCGTCCTCCGGCCTTGCGGTGCTGACGATGCCGATTATGGCGCCGCTGGCCGATTTCGCTAACGTCAACCGCGATCTGGTCGTTACCGCGTACCAATCGGCGTCCGGCATCGTCAACCTGGTGACGCCTACGTCGGCGGTGGTGATGGGCGGGCTGGCTATCGCCCATGTCCCCTATGTGCGCTACCTGAAATGGGTCGCGCCATTGTTGGCGATACTGGCGGTGGTGATCATGGCGGCACTCAGCCTTGGCGCTCTGCTGTAG
- the ridA gene encoding 2-iminobutanoate/2-iminopropanoate deaminase, giving the protein MTKVIATENAPAAIGPYVQAVDLGNMILTSGQIPVDPKTGSVPEDVAAQARQSLDNVKAIVEAAGLKVGDIVKTTVFVKDLNDFATVNATYEAFFNEHNASFPARSCVEVARLPKDVKIEIEAIAVRR; this is encoded by the coding sequence ATGACCAAAGTTATCGCCACGGAAAACGCGCCAGCAGCGATTGGCCCTTATGTTCAAGCTGTTGATCTTGGCAACATGATCCTGACCTCGGGTCAGATCCCGGTTGATCCGAAAACCGGTAGCGTACCGGAAGATGTGGCGGCGCAAGCACGTCAGTCGCTGGACAACGTGAAAGCGATTGTTGAAGCGGCGGGTCTGAAAGTGGGCGACATCGTGAAAACCACCGTTTTCGTGAAAGATCTCAACGATTTCGCTACTGTTAACGCCACGTATGAAGCCTTTTTCAATGAACATAACGCCAGCTTCCCGGCGCGTTCCTGCGTGGAAGTCGCGCGTCTGCCAAAAGACGTGAAAATCGAGATTGAAGCCATCGCCGTTCGCCGTTAA
- a CDS encoding YhcH/YjgK/YiaL family protein: protein MIVGNIHNLQSWLPEELRQAIEHVKQHVTDATPVGKHDIDGNRLFFLVSEDMTQPFAERRAEYHARYLDIQIVLKGQEGMTFSTQPAGAPDTDWLADKDIAFLPEGAQEKNVVLSEGDFVVFYPGEVHKPLCAVNAPAQVRKVVVKLLIA, encoded by the coding sequence ATGATCGTTGGCAATATTCACAATTTACAATCCTGGCTGCCGGAAGAGCTGCGCCAGGCCATTGAGCACGTTAAGCAGCACGTGACCGATGCGACGCCTGTTGGCAAGCATGATATCGACGGCAACCGCCTGTTTTTCCTCGTTTCCGAAGATATGACCCAGCCGTTCGCTGAACGCCGCGCCGAGTATCACGCCCGTTATCTGGACATCCAGATCGTGCTGAAAGGCCAGGAAGGGATGACGTTCAGCACCCAGCCTGCGGGCGCGCCGGACACCGACTGGCTGGCGGATAAAGATATTGCTTTTTTGCCGGAAGGCGCGCAGGAAAAAAACGTTGTGCTGAGCGAAGGGGATTTCGTGGTGTTCTATCCGGGCGAAGTTCACAAACCGCTGTGTGCGGTAAACGCGCCAGCGCAGGTACGTAAAGTGGTGGTGAAACTGCTGATAGCGTAA
- the arcC gene encoding carbamate kinase, translating to MERKPTLVVALGGNALLKRGEPLEANIQRQNIDLAARTIAGLTAQWRVVLVHGNGPQVGLLALQNSAYDKVTPYPLDILGAESQGMIGYMLQQSLKNSLPQREVSVLLTQVEVDASDPAFSNPSKYIGPVYSEAQAQALQQEKGWVFKADGRYFRRVVPSPQPKRIVESDAISALIDRDHLVICNGGGGVPVVENANGYHGIEAVIDKDLSAALLARQIEADALLILTDADAVYLDWDKPTQRPLAQVTPDMLQGMQFDAGSMGPKVAACRQFVEQCHGIAGIGALADGPAILAGDKGTLIRY from the coding sequence ATGGAAAGAAAACCCACACTGGTTGTCGCGCTGGGCGGCAACGCGCTGCTAAAACGCGGCGAACCGCTGGAAGCGAACATCCAGCGCCAGAACATTGATCTTGCCGCCCGCACCATCGCCGGGCTAACCGCGCAGTGGCGCGTGGTGCTGGTACACGGCAACGGACCGCAGGTCGGCCTGCTGGCGCTGCAAAATAGCGCTTACGACAAAGTCACCCCCTACCCGCTCGATATTCTCGGCGCGGAAAGCCAGGGGATGATTGGCTACATGCTGCAACAGTCGCTGAAAAACAGCCTGCCCCAGCGTGAAGTGAGCGTACTGCTCACCCAGGTGGAAGTGGACGCCAGCGACCCGGCATTCAGCAACCCGAGCAAATACATCGGCCCGGTCTACAGCGAAGCGCAAGCCCAGGCGCTGCAGCAGGAGAAAGGCTGGGTATTTAAGGCTGATGGTCGCTATTTCCGCCGCGTTGTGCCCTCCCCGCAACCCAAACGCATTGTCGAAAGCGACGCCATTAGCGCACTGATAGACCGCGATCATCTGGTGATTTGCAATGGCGGCGGCGGCGTACCGGTGGTGGAAAACGCCAATGGCTACCACGGCATCGAAGCGGTGATCGACAAGGATCTCTCAGCGGCGTTACTGGCGCGACAAATCGAAGCGGATGCGCTGCTGATCCTGACGGATGCCGACGCGGTTTACCTCGACTGGGACAAACCGACGCAACGCCCGCTGGCGCAGGTCACCCCGGACATGCTGCAAGGCATGCAGTTTGACGCAGGCTCGATGGGGCCGAAGGTCGCCGCCTGCCGCCAGTTTGTTGAGCAGTGTCACGGCATCGCGGGTATCGGCGCGCTGGCGGATGGCCCTGCCATCCTCGCCGGGGACAAAGGCACATTGATTCGTTACTGA